A single window of Desulfuromonas sp. TF DNA harbors:
- a CDS encoding response regulator transcription factor, whose protein sequence is MRILVIEDQEDILQNIADYLQLNGFTVDCAREGLGGLHLAVTHPFDLIILDIMLPGMDGLTLCRKLRQDARVHTPVIMLTARDSVDDKLAGFKAGSDDYLVKPFALPELHARVEAVLRRSQSQLSNQLSVADLSYDLDTLQVVRQGKNLKLNPIGLKLLEKLMKSSPHVVRRESLQEVLWGDDIPDSDSLRSHIHLLRQTVDKPFDTPLIHTVHGIGYCLKVNANEI, encoded by the coding sequence ATGCGCATACTGGTAATTGAAGACCAGGAAGACATCCTCCAGAATATCGCCGACTATCTGCAACTGAACGGTTTCACCGTGGATTGCGCCCGGGAAGGCCTGGGCGGACTGCATCTCGCGGTGACGCATCCCTTCGATCTCATTATCCTGGACATCATGCTTCCCGGCATGGACGGTCTAACCCTCTGCCGAAAACTACGGCAGGATGCCCGCGTTCATACCCCGGTGATCATGTTGACGGCGCGGGACAGCGTCGATGACAAACTGGCCGGCTTCAAGGCGGGATCGGACGATTACCTGGTCAAGCCTTTCGCCTTGCCCGAACTCCATGCCCGGGTGGAAGCGGTTCTGCGCCGCAGTCAATCCCAGCTCAGCAATCAACTGTCTGTCGCCGATCTTTCGTACGATCTGGACACTCTGCAGGTCGTCAGGCAAGGAAAAAACCTGAAGCTGAATCCGATCGGACTCAAGCTTCTGGAGAAACTCATGAAAAGCAGTCCGCATGTGGTTCGTCGCGAAAGTCTGCAGGAGGTCCTCTGGGGGGACGATATTCCCGACAGCGACAGTCTGCGCAGCCATATCCATCTTTTGCGCCAGACCGTCGACAAACCCTTCGATACTCCCTTGATCCATACGGTCCACGGCATCGGCTATTGCCTCAAGGTGAACGCGAATGAAATTTAA